A window of the Janthinobacterium agaricidamnosum NBRC 102515 = DSM 9628 genome harbors these coding sequences:
- the hisC gene encoding histidinol-phosphate transaminase: protein MSRFWSAAVKQLTPYVPGEQPKLANLIKLNTNENPFGPSPKVLEAMRAATSDALRLYPDPSASALKRTLADYHGVDSTQVFVGNGSDEVLGFVFMALLKHDKPLLFPDITYSFYPVYCKLFGIDYRTVPLNEAMEIDPADYRPGCGAIIFPNPNAPTGIGMTRSSIEAMLAAHPDAVLVVDEAYIDFGGDSAIALTVTYPNLLVVQTLSKSRSLAGLRVGFAIGHPDLIEALERVKNSFNSYPLDRPAQAGAIASFDDEAYFRHTRAAVIALRDSLSAQLAQLGFSVLPSQANFVFVSHPDHDAAQLAARLRERSILVRHFNLPRIGQYLRISIGNGDECAALVTALTELLHR, encoded by the coding sequence ATGAGCCGATTCTGGAGTGCCGCAGTAAAGCAGTTGACCCCGTATGTGCCAGGCGAACAGCCGAAGTTAGCGAACCTGATCAAGCTCAATACCAATGAAAATCCGTTCGGCCCGTCGCCCAAGGTACTCGAGGCGATGCGCGCCGCCACCAGCGATGCGCTGCGGCTGTACCCGGACCCGTCGGCCAGCGCCTTGAAGCGCACGCTGGCCGATTACCACGGTGTCGACAGCACGCAAGTGTTCGTCGGCAACGGCTCCGATGAAGTGCTGGGTTTTGTGTTCATGGCGCTGCTCAAGCATGACAAGCCGCTGCTGTTCCCGGACATCACCTACAGTTTTTATCCGGTGTATTGCAAGCTGTTCGGCATCGATTACCGCACCGTGCCGTTGAACGAGGCGATGGAAATCGACCCGGCCGATTACCGTCCCGGCTGCGGCGCGATCATTTTCCCGAATCCGAACGCGCCGACCGGCATCGGCATGACGCGGAGCAGCATCGAAGCGATGCTGGCCGCGCACCCGGACGCGGTGCTGGTGGTCGACGAGGCGTATATCGATTTCGGCGGCGACAGCGCGATTGCGCTGACGGTGACATACCCGAACCTGCTGGTGGTGCAAACGCTGTCGAAATCGCGTTCGCTGGCCGGCTTGCGGGTCGGTTTCGCGATCGGCCATCCGGACCTGATCGAGGCGCTGGAACGCGTCAAGAACAGTTTTAATTCGTATCCGCTGGATCGTCCGGCGCAGGCCGGCGCGATCGCGTCGTTCGACGATGAGGCGTATTTCCGGCATACCCGCGCAGCTGTCATCGCCTTGCGCGACAGCCTGTCGGCGCAACTGGCGCAACTGGGTTTCAGCGTGCTGCCATCGCAGGCGAACTTCGTGTTCGTGTCGCACCCGGATCACGATGCGGCGCAACTGGCCGCGCGGCTGCGCGAACGGTCGATCCTGGTGCGCCATTTCAATCTGCCGCGCATCGGCCAGTACCTGCGCATCAGCATCGGCAATGGCGATGAATGCGCTGCGCTGGTCACGGCACTGACGGAATTGCTGCATCGGTAA
- a CDS encoding MFS transporter, which translates to MTSNGRQDNSTTAAAEADRRRTLWITFLVAGAFFMENLDGTVITTAVPDIARSFGVAPLDLGVGVSVYLLTLGVFIPISGWVAGRYGPRRVFAAALAIFTLASVLCGLAQGLTEFVLLRALQGAGGAMMVPVGRLLVLSDTPKERLISVIATLTWPALVAPVLGPAVGGFITSYASWRWIFYLNLPLGLIALALALQLIPERPPAPRKPFDWPGFVLGGGAILCLTWGAGQLSQPDAPWCGAGGFFCAGLVLLAVEIWHLRRAAHPLLDLSMLKTPTFAVTIFGGSLFRMGIDAVPFLLPLMFQVGFGLDAFHAGLLVIAVFGGNLAMKPATTGILRRFGFKPVLLVNGLLNVALLLACALLTPGTPAWLVALLLFCVGLTRSMQFTALNTLAFSDIAQQRMAAANTLFSTIVQVAMGLGIALGAVGVRFGHWLSGMLGLDRMPAADFRLAFLLVGLVSLLGLGDMLKLAPLAGNHLARRR; encoded by the coding sequence ATGACAAGCAACGGACGGCAAGACAACAGCACAACAGCGGCGGCCGAGGCGGATCGCCGGCGCACCCTGTGGATTACTTTCCTGGTGGCGGGCGCCTTCTTCATGGAAAACCTTGATGGCACGGTGATCACCACCGCCGTGCCGGATATCGCGCGCTCGTTTGGCGTCGCGCCGCTCGACCTGGGCGTGGGCGTCAGCGTATATCTGCTGACACTGGGCGTCTTCATTCCGATCAGCGGCTGGGTCGCCGGCCGCTACGGCCCGCGCAGGGTGTTCGCGGCGGCGCTGGCCATTTTCACGCTGGCGTCGGTATTATGCGGCCTGGCGCAGGGCTTGACGGAATTTGTCTTGCTGCGTGCGCTGCAAGGCGCCGGCGGCGCGATGATGGTGCCGGTAGGCCGGCTGCTGGTGCTCAGCGATACGCCGAAGGAGCGTTTGATCAGCGTGATCGCGACGCTGACCTGGCCGGCGCTGGTGGCGCCGGTGCTGGGGCCGGCGGTTGGCGGTTTTATCACCAGCTATGCGTCGTGGCGCTGGATTTTCTACCTCAACCTGCCGCTGGGCCTGATTGCGCTGGCGCTGGCCTTGCAACTGATCCCCGAGCGTCCTCCGGCGCCGCGCAAACCGTTCGACTGGCCCGGTTTTGTGCTCGGCGGCGGCGCCATACTCTGCCTGACCTGGGGCGCCGGACAATTGAGCCAGCCCGATGCGCCATGGTGCGGCGCCGGCGGATTTTTCTGCGCCGGCCTGGTCTTGCTGGCAGTCGAAATATGGCATCTGCGCCGCGCCGCGCATCCGCTGCTTGACCTGTCGATGCTGAAGACGCCGACGTTCGCGGTTACCATTTTCGGCGGTTCCCTGTTCCGCATGGGGATCGACGCGGTGCCGTTCCTGCTGCCGCTGATGTTCCAGGTCGGCTTCGGCCTGGACGCTTTCCATGCAGGCCTGCTGGTGATCGCGGTGTTCGGCGGTAACCTGGCGATGAAGCCGGCCACCACCGGCATCTTGCGCCGTTTCGGTTTCAAGCCGGTGCTGCTGGTGAATGGTTTGCTGAATGTCGCCTTGCTGCTGGCCTGTGCGCTGCTGACGCCCGGCACACCGGCGTGGCTGGTCGCGCTGCTGCTGTTCTGCGTCGGCCTGACCCGTTCGATGCAATTCACGGCCTTGAACACGCTGGCCTTTTCCGATATTGCGCAACAGCGCATGGCCGCCGCCAACACCCTGTTCAGTACCATCGTGCAGGTGGCAATGGGGCTGGGCATTGCGCTGGGCGCGGTTGGCGTGCGCTTCGGCCATTGGCTGTCGGGCATGCTCGGACTGGATCGCATGCCGGCGGCCGACTTCCGGCTGGCTTTTTTGCTGGTCGGACTGGTCAGCCTGCTTGGCTTGGGCGATATGCTCAAGCTGGCGCCGCTGGCGGGTAATCATCTGGCGCGACGCCGCTGA
- a CDS encoding PLP-dependent aminotransferase family protein produces MKLYQALAHEISQSILDGVLRPGDRLPSVRQACASRNVSPSTVFQAYYVLEAQGLIEARERSGYFVAVSAQPLPPEPDAPSLPDEDAVDLDVSEQVFEVLKSTMTREVVPLGSAFPSPLLFPMAKLARMMSRSVQNLDPWATVDDLTPGNARLRRQIALRYLIDGLHVQTDDIVITNGALEALNLCLMAVTRPGDAVLIEAPTFYAALQSIERNGLQAIAVPTHPREGIDLAAAERALQRHRPKACWLMTNFQNPLGSLMPEQKKRALVQLLARYNVPLIEDDVYGELYFGGKRPVPAKAFDTEGLVMHCSSFSKCLAPGYRVGWVAAGRFARQVARHKLTTTLNTPAPTQGALALYLESGGYDHHLRLLRHALARQQASFMEAVGRYFPAGTRATRPRGGYFLWLELPNGVDALKVHQLALAQGVSVAPGPIFSSQKEFGNCLRLNYGHIWDARVEAALATVGGIVASLA; encoded by the coding sequence ATGAAACTGTATCAGGCGCTGGCCCATGAAATTTCGCAATCCATCCTCGACGGCGTGCTGCGTCCGGGCGACCGGCTGCCGTCGGTGCGCCAGGCTTGCGCCAGCCGCAATGTCAGTCCGTCGACGGTGTTCCAGGCCTATTACGTGCTGGAGGCGCAAGGCTTGATCGAGGCGCGCGAGCGTTCCGGTTATTTTGTCGCGGTCAGCGCCCAGCCGCTGCCGCCGGAACCGGACGCGCCATCGCTGCCGGACGAAGATGCGGTCGACCTCGACGTCAGCGAACAAGTGTTCGAGGTGCTGAAATCGACGATGACGCGCGAGGTGGTGCCGCTCGGCTCGGCCTTCCCCAGTCCGCTGCTGTTCCCGATGGCGAAACTGGCGCGGATGATGTCGCGCAGCGTGCAAAACCTCGATCCGTGGGCCACCGTCGACGACCTGACGCCCGGCAATGCGCGACTGCGCCGGCAAATCGCGCTGCGCTACCTGATCGACGGCCTGCACGTGCAGACCGACGACATCGTCATCACCAACGGTGCGCTGGAAGCGCTGAACCTGTGTCTGATGGCGGTCACCCGTCCCGGCGACGCGGTGCTGATCGAGGCGCCGACCTTTTACGCGGCGCTGCAATCGATCGAACGCAACGGCTTGCAGGCGATCGCCGTGCCGACCCACCCGCGCGAAGGCATCGACCTGGCCGCCGCCGAACGGGCGCTGCAGCGGCACCGGCCGAAGGCGTGCTGGCTGATGACCAATTTCCAGAATCCGCTCGGCAGCCTGATGCCGGAACAGAAAAAGCGCGCGCTGGTGCAGCTGCTGGCGCGCTACAACGTGCCGCTGATCGAGGACGACGTGTACGGCGAACTGTACTTCGGCGGCAAACGGCCGGTGCCGGCCAAGGCCTTCGACACCGAGGGCCTGGTGATGCACTGCTCGTCGTTCTCGAAATGCCTGGCGCCCGGCTACCGGGTCGGCTGGGTCGCGGCCGGACGCTTTGCCCGGCAAGTCGCGCGCCACAAGCTGACCACCACGCTGAATACGCCCGCGCCGACCCAGGGCGCGCTGGCGCTGTACCTGGAAAGCGGCGGCTACGACCACCACCTGCGCCTGCTGCGCCATGCACTGGCGCGCCAGCAGGCGTCGTTCATGGAAGCGGTTGGACGCTATTTCCCGGCCGGCACCCGGGCCACCCGGCCGCGCGGCGGTTATTTCCTGTGGCTGGAATTGCCAAACGGCGTAGATGCGCTGAAAGTCCATCAACTGGCGCTGGCCCAGGGCGTCAGCGTGGCGCCGGGACCGATCTTTTCATCGCAAAAGGAATTCGGCAACTGCCTGCGCCTGAACTACGGCCACATCTGGGATGCGCGGGTCGAGGCGGCGCTGGCCACCGTCGGCGGCATCGTCGCCAGCCTGGCCTGA
- a CDS encoding DUF2946 family protein, translating into MRTPAKLVKLLLQFLVLAILVNTLAPVFLHMRRDAASPAGLIEICSADGFKAFRPISSDQPDHQLDPHADHCALCVTRVDPVTPSLSLPQLLLVTVGLAYLPPLLRQAPKSLFVWAASQARAPPAAI; encoded by the coding sequence ATGCGCACACCGGCCAAACTTGTCAAGCTGCTGCTCCAGTTTCTCGTCCTGGCGATACTGGTGAATACGCTCGCCCCGGTTTTCCTGCATATGCGGCGCGACGCGGCATCGCCGGCCGGGTTGATTGAAATTTGCTCGGCCGATGGTTTCAAAGCCTTCAGGCCGATATCGTCCGACCAGCCCGACCACCAGCTCGATCCCCATGCCGACCATTGCGCGCTGTGCGTGACGCGGGTCGATCCGGTCACGCCTTCCTTGTCGCTGCCGCAACTGCTGCTGGTCACGGTCGGCCTGGCTTACTTGCCGCCGCTGTTGAGACAGGCGCCCAAAAGCCTGTTCGTGTGGGCCGCCAGCCAGGCCCGCGCGCCGCCTGCCGCTATCTGA
- a CDS encoding DMT family transporter codes for MKRGIAYAGMAGAAWGLVFLMPKLLPEFSPLMISCGRFLLYGAVSLLVAAPRARRLLAMLTRTDLLLLVQLALLGNLLYYMLLSASVQMAGVATASLIIGVLPVTITLAGRRDSGAVPLARLAWPLTMVIAGIACINLDTLLAADAEQASVMTVATGVVCGFGALLCWTIFAVVNTRHLKKSHINSSDWATLWGIVSGLLSIPIWLLAQLFSVGGTGIEAPPERWLMFWGVCLTAAIFASWFGNRMWNAASRRLPMTLGGQLIVFETLFALLYGFIYAHRLPGALEIAAMLLLIGGVCWTVRRHAPSAAPAH; via the coding sequence ATGAAACGTGGAATAGCCTATGCGGGCATGGCCGGAGCCGCCTGGGGCCTGGTATTCTTGATGCCAAAACTGCTGCCTGAATTCAGCCCGCTGATGATCAGTTGCGGCCGTTTTTTACTGTACGGCGCCGTCTCGCTGCTGGTCGCCGCGCCGCGCGCGCGCCGCCTGCTGGCGATGCTGACCCGGACCGACCTGCTATTGCTGGTGCAACTGGCGCTGCTCGGCAACCTGCTGTATTACATGCTGCTGTCGGCATCGGTGCAAATGGCCGGCGTCGCCACCGCCTCGCTGATCATCGGCGTGCTGCCGGTGACGATCACACTGGCAGGCCGGCGCGACAGCGGCGCCGTGCCGCTGGCGCGGCTGGCCTGGCCGCTGACCATGGTGATCGCCGGCATCGCCTGCATCAACCTCGACACCCTGCTGGCGGCGGACGCGGAACAGGCGTCAGTGATGACCGTGGCGACCGGCGTCGTCTGCGGTTTCGGCGCGCTGCTGTGCTGGACCATCTTCGCCGTCGTCAACACGCGCCACCTGAAGAAGAGCCACATCAACAGCAGCGACTGGGCCACCTTGTGGGGCATCGTCAGCGGCTTGCTGAGCATTCCGATCTGGCTGCTGGCGCAGCTGTTCTCGGTCGGCGGCACCGGCATCGAGGCGCCGCCCGAGCGCTGGCTGATGTTCTGGGGCGTCTGCCTGACGGCGGCGATATTCGCTTCCTGGTTCGGCAACCGCATGTGGAACGCCGCGTCGCGCCGCCTGCCGATGACACTGGGCGGCCAGCTGATCGTATTCGAAACCCTGTTCGCGCTGCTGTATGGTTTTATCTATGCGCACCGGCTGCCCGGCGCGCTGGAAATCGCCGCGATGCTGCTGCTGATCGGCGGCGTGTGCTGGACCGTGCGGCGCCATGCGCCATCGGCGGCGCCGGCCCATTGA
- a CDS encoding PepSY-associated TM helix domain-containing protein produces MNPPKFVTRPIDFYRAAWRWHFYAGLMVLPFMIVLAVTGAIYLFHNEIDNVLYRDLKTVPASSAATRLPADSIVAGALAAHPGIAFNYAPPACPLCSAQVSIKPARGDKLLVFVDPARGAVLGDLPYHGGFSWTVRQLHSLKYFGAIASGMIEIAAGWSILLFFSGIYLWWPRQAGGGVLTVRGAPKQRVFWRDLHAVTGILAGALLLFLAVTGMPWSVLWGAKVNQWANGSNFGYPAGVKVSLPMSGEHLNHTAPTSWSMEQSKVPMSHEHEHHHGQAITLQQALDIFGKLGLSQGYSVSLPSGAMGVYTGSVYPADVHRQRVVHLDRFSGQVLLDMDYAHYGPLAKGIEWGISVHLGQQFGLANQLLMLAACLAIVLLSVSGAIMWWKRRPAGALGVPPLPAAPRARKVVFALLGIGGLLFPLVGASMLVMLLLDYLFARQRQA; encoded by the coding sequence ATGAACCCACCCAAGTTTGTTACCCGTCCGATCGATTTTTACCGCGCGGCCTGGCGCTGGCATTTTTATGCCGGCCTGATGGTCTTGCCCTTCATGATAGTGCTGGCCGTTACCGGCGCGATCTACCTGTTCCACAATGAAATCGACAACGTCCTGTACCGCGACTTGAAGACCGTTCCGGCCAGCAGCGCAGCCACGCGCCTGCCGGCCGACAGCATCGTCGCCGGCGCGCTGGCGGCCCATCCCGGCATCGCCTTCAATTACGCCCCGCCAGCGTGTCCACTGTGTTCGGCCCAGGTCAGCATCAAGCCGGCCCGCGGCGACAAGCTGCTGGTGTTCGTCGATCCGGCGCGCGGCGCCGTGCTGGGCGACTTGCCCTATCACGGCGGGTTTTCGTGGACCGTGCGTCAACTGCACAGCCTGAAGTATTTCGGCGCCATCGCCAGCGGCATGATCGAAATCGCCGCCGGCTGGAGCATCCTGCTGTTCTTTAGCGGGATTTACCTGTGGTGGCCGCGGCAAGCCGGCGGCGGCGTGCTGACGGTGCGCGGCGCGCCGAAACAGCGCGTGTTCTGGCGCGACCTGCACGCGGTGACCGGCATCCTGGCCGGCGCGTTGCTGCTGTTCCTGGCCGTGACCGGCATGCCGTGGTCGGTGCTGTGGGGCGCCAAGGTCAACCAGTGGGCCAACGGCAGCAATTTCGGCTACCCGGCCGGAGTCAAGGTCAGCCTGCCGATGTCGGGCGAGCACCTGAACCATACGGCGCCGACCAGCTGGTCGATGGAACAGTCCAAGGTGCCGATGTCGCACGAACATGAGCACCATCATGGCCAGGCCATCACGCTGCAACAGGCGCTCGACATCTTCGGCAAGCTGGGCCTGTCCCAGGGGTATTCGGTCAGCCTGCCGTCCGGCGCGATGGGCGTGTATACCGGCTCGGTCTATCCGGCCGACGTGCACCGGCAGCGGGTGGTGCACCTGGACCGTTTTTCGGGCCAGGTCTTGCTGGACATGGACTATGCCCATTACGGTCCGCTGGCCAAGGGCATCGAATGGGGCATCAGCGTCCACCTCGGCCAGCAATTCGGGCTGGCCAATCAGCTGCTGATGCTGGCCGCCTGCCTCGCCATCGTGCTGCTGTCGGTATCGGGCGCCATCATGTGGTGGAAGCGCCGCCCTGCCGGCGCGCTGGGCGTGCCGCCGCTGCCGGCCGCGCCGCGCGCGCGCAAGGTGGTGTTTGCGCTGCTGGGCATCGGCGGGCTGCTGTTCCCGCTGGTCGGCGCATCAATGCTGGTGATGCTGCTGCTCGATTATCTGTTTGCGCGCCAGCGCCAGGCCTGA
- a CDS encoding 3-oxoacyl-ACP reductase family protein, whose amino-acid sequence MNNITTSRVALVTGGSRGIGAAIVQRLASDGIAVAFTSVSPAGTAEDLAATIRAAGGKALAIKADSSDAEAVKAAVELTVATFGRLDILVGNAGIAERGTVDSMPLELFDRMFAVNVRAQFVAAQAASVHLPQGGRIVIIGSVVANRTGFPGVSAYSMTKGAVAAMVRGMAIDLAPRGITVNNVQPGPTDTDMNPGDGEYAPMVRSLIPLGRFGKAQEVASMVAYLAGEEAGFVTGASLTVDGGYLA is encoded by the coding sequence ATGAATAACATCACCACATCCAGAGTCGCACTGGTCACCGGCGGTTCGCGCGGCATCGGCGCCGCCATCGTGCAACGGCTGGCCAGCGACGGTATCGCGGTCGCCTTCACTTCTGTATCGCCGGCCGGCACGGCCGAGGACCTGGCCGCAACCATTCGCGCGGCGGGCGGCAAGGCATTGGCGATCAAGGCCGACAGTAGCGACGCCGAGGCCGTCAAGGCGGCGGTGGAACTGACCGTGGCCACGTTCGGCCGGCTCGATATCCTGGTCGGCAATGCCGGCATCGCCGAGCGCGGCACCGTCGACAGCATGCCGCTGGAACTGTTCGACCGCATGTTCGCGGTGAATGTACGCGCTCAATTTGTCGCGGCGCAGGCGGCATCGGTCCACCTGCCGCAGGGCGGGCGCATCGTCATCATCGGCAGCGTGGTCGCCAATCGCACTGGCTTCCCCGGCGTCAGCGCCTATTCGATGACCAAGGGCGCGGTCGCGGCGATGGTGCGCGGCATGGCGATCGACCTGGCGCCGCGCGGCATTACCGTCAACAACGTGCAGCCTGGACCGACCGACACCGACATGAACCCCGGCGACGGCGAATATGCGCCGATGGTGCGCTCGCTGATACCGCTGGGGCGCTTCGGCAAGGCGCAGGAAGTCGCTTCGATGGTGGCTTACCTGGCCGGAGAAGAGGCCGGTTTTGTCACCGGCGCCAGCCTGACCGTCGATGGCGGCTACCTCGCGTAA
- a CDS encoding TetR/AcrR family transcriptional regulator produces MARPREFDRTEVLQKAVGVFWEKGYAATSTGDLLGAMNIGRQSMYDTFGDKRALYLEALQYYISDSIGGQLRNLQSGLPLEAVSNMLLAFTAWDETQRGLGCMGVNALGEFGCNDPDIAQIQQTGTRLLLDALETKLGEAAARGDIAAGVDIRAAARFIMSTLIGMKISARGGASDDELRSIARFAVNSLKVA; encoded by the coding sequence ATGGCGAGACCAAGAGAATTCGATCGGACCGAGGTTTTACAAAAAGCCGTCGGCGTATTTTGGGAGAAGGGCTATGCGGCTACTTCGACCGGCGACCTGCTGGGCGCGATGAATATCGGCCGCCAGAGCATGTACGACACCTTCGGCGACAAGCGTGCGCTGTATCTGGAAGCGTTGCAGTATTACATCAGCGACAGCATTGGCGGCCAGTTGCGCAATTTGCAGAGCGGCTTGCCGCTGGAGGCGGTGTCGAACATGCTGCTGGCGTTCACCGCGTGGGATGAGACGCAACGGGGGCTGGGCTGCATGGGCGTCAATGCGCTCGGCGAGTTCGGCTGCAATGACCCGGATATCGCGCAGATCCAGCAGACCGGCACCAGGCTGCTGCTCGACGCGTTGGAAACGAAGCTGGGCGAAGCTGCCGCGCGCGGCGATATCGCGGCCGGCGTCGATATCCGGGCCGCCGCCCGCTTCATTATGTCGACCTTGATCGGCATGAAGATCAGCGCCAGGGGCGGCGCCAGCGACGATGAACTGCGCAGCATCGCCAGGTTCGCCGTCAACAGCCTGAAGGTCGCCTGA